In a single window of the Pontibacter russatus genome:
- the sucC gene encoding ADP-forming succinate--CoA ligase subunit beta has translation MNIHEYQAKEILKGYGVRIQEGIVAETPDQAVKAAMKLTEETGTSWHVIKAQIHAGGRGKGGGVKLAKNLDQVKQIADQILGMTLVTHQTGPEGKLVQKVLVAQDVYYPGESEPKEFYLSILLDRAKGQNVIMASTEGGMDIEEVAEKTPEKIIKEWIDPAVGLRPFQASKIAFAFGLQGQAFKEMVKFITNLYKAYVETDSSMFEINPVLKTSDNKILAVDAKVDLDDNALFRHKDLAALRDTSEEDPLEVEASASNLNYVKLDGNVGCMVNGAGLAMATMDIIKLSGGEPANFLDVGGGANAQTVEAGFRIILKDPNVKAILINIFGGIVRCDRVANGVVEAYKNIGDIRVPIIVRLQGTNAEEGARIIDESGLKVYSAVALKEAAEKVKQVLAEV, from the coding sequence ATGAACATACACGAATATCAGGCTAAAGAGATTTTAAAAGGTTACGGCGTGCGCATCCAGGAAGGCATCGTGGCTGAAACGCCAGACCAGGCCGTGAAAGCTGCCATGAAGCTGACCGAGGAAACCGGCACCAGCTGGCACGTGATCAAGGCGCAGATACACGCGGGCGGCCGTGGCAAAGGCGGCGGCGTGAAACTGGCCAAAAACCTGGATCAGGTGAAGCAGATTGCGGACCAGATACTGGGCATGACGCTGGTAACGCACCAGACGGGGCCTGAGGGAAAGCTAGTGCAGAAAGTGCTGGTGGCGCAGGATGTGTACTACCCCGGCGAGTCGGAGCCGAAGGAATTTTACCTGAGCATTCTGCTGGACCGTGCCAAAGGCCAGAACGTGATCATGGCCTCTACCGAAGGCGGTATGGACATTGAAGAAGTGGCCGAGAAGACGCCGGAGAAAATCATCAAGGAGTGGATCGACCCTGCCGTGGGCCTTAGGCCGTTTCAGGCCAGCAAAATTGCTTTTGCTTTTGGGCTGCAGGGACAGGCGTTTAAGGAGATGGTGAAATTCATCACCAACCTGTACAAGGCCTATGTGGAGACGGACTCCTCTATGTTCGAGATCAACCCTGTGCTGAAGACTTCGGATAACAAAATACTGGCGGTAGACGCCAAAGTGGACCTGGACGACAATGCCCTGTTCCGCCACAAGGACCTGGCCGCCCTGCGCGACACGTCGGAGGAAGATCCGTTGGAGGTGGAGGCGAGCGCGTCGAACCTGAACTATGTGAAGCTGGACGGCAACGTGGGCTGCATGGTGAACGGCGCCGGACTGGCCATGGCCACGATGGACATCATCAAGCTTTCCGGCGGCGAGCCCGCTAACTTCCTGGACGTAGGGGGCGGGGCCAACGCGCAGACCGTGGAGGCTGGTTTCCGCATCATCCTCAAAGACCCGAACGTGAAAGCCATCCTGATCAACATCTTCGGGGGCATCGTGCGTTGCGACCGCGTGGCCAACGGCGTGGTAGAGGCTTACAAAAACATCGGCGACATCCGGGTTCCGATCATCGTGCGCCTGCAGGGCACCAACGCCGAAGAAGGCGCCCGCATCATCGATGAGTCCGGCCTGAAAGTATACTCGGCCGTCGCGCTGAAAGAGGCCGCTGAGAAAGTAAAGCAGGTGTTGGCGGAGGTTTAA
- a CDS encoding site-specific integrase yields MKNTQSFSVLAILRKAKLNKSGEAPIYIRVTVNGEIVELSLKHNLAPSLWDSAKGRAKGRTEVAKSINSDIEAYSVKARTVYNNLVLESKTVTSNIVKRHVLGDKTNSPTLLSVFDKMVSDIRALIGKDYTESTYKNYLASQRQLHKYVSTQYKVKDISLNDLDYRFIADYEMYLKTLGGCTQNGCIKHMQKLRKAVTIALQHDYFSKDPFLRYSIKKKKTEVQPLTKHELQALEARNFEVQRLNIIKDLFLFSCYTGLAFADVSSLRSENIGLGIDGSEWIFINRKKTGNVCRIPLLAPAKAILIKYQHHPKVVESGNLLPLPSNQKYNAYLKEVADLCSISKNLTTHIGRHTFATTVALQNGVSMEVVKEILGHNNITTTQIYAKVNDDLIATAVQPLKEKLFSAESYRFTRNINLTTTR; encoded by the coding sequence ATGAAAAACACACAATCATTTTCGGTACTAGCCATCCTAAGGAAAGCCAAACTCAACAAATCAGGCGAAGCCCCTATTTACATCAGAGTCACGGTCAATGGGGAAATTGTTGAGCTCTCTTTAAAGCATAACCTAGCCCCTTCTCTATGGGATAGTGCCAAAGGTAGAGCAAAAGGCAGAACAGAAGTTGCCAAAAGTATCAATTCTGACATTGAGGCTTACTCTGTCAAAGCAAGAACAGTTTACAACAACCTTGTACTAGAAAGCAAAACAGTCACTTCCAACATAGTAAAAAGACACGTGTTAGGTGACAAGACTAACTCGCCTACCCTACTTTCTGTCTTTGATAAAATGGTATCGGACATTCGTGCGTTGATTGGCAAGGACTACACGGAGAGCACATACAAGAATTATTTGGCCTCACAACGCCAGCTCCACAAGTATGTTTCAACTCAATACAAGGTAAAAGATATTAGCTTAAACGATCTTGACTACAGGTTCATAGCGGATTATGAAATGTATCTCAAAACCTTGGGAGGTTGCACGCAGAACGGCTGTATCAAGCACATGCAGAAGCTACGAAAGGCCGTCACTATTGCCCTCCAGCATGACTATTTCAGCAAAGACCCGTTCCTGCGCTACTCCATCAAAAAGAAGAAAACAGAGGTGCAGCCTTTAACTAAACATGAACTTCAGGCACTAGAAGCTCGTAATTTTGAAGTTCAAAGGCTGAATATCATCAAAGATTTATTTCTTTTCTCTTGCTACACTGGCTTGGCCTTTGCGGATGTTTCCTCTCTCCGTAGTGAGAACATTGGCTTGGGCATTGACGGGAGCGAGTGGATATTCATCAACCGCAAGAAGACAGGGAATGTATGTAGAATCCCGTTACTTGCCCCAGCTAAGGCTATTTTGATAAAGTATCAGCATCACCCAAAAGTAGTGGAATCGGGCAACTTGCTTCCGCTCCCCTCAAACCAGAAATATAATGCCTACCTTAAAGAGGTGGCTGACCTTTGCAGTATCTCTAAAAACCTCACGACACACATCGGCAGGCACACGTTCGCCACAACCGTGGCACTTCAAAACGGCGTGTCTATGGAGGTTGTAAAAGAAATCTTAGGGCATAACAATATTACTACCACCCAAATTTATGCAAAGGTAAATGATGACTTAATTGCAACAGCGGTACAGCCACTGAAGGAAAAGCTCTTTAGTGCGGAAAGCTACAGGTTTACTAGAAATATAAACCTCACAACAACCCGTTAA
- a CDS encoding DUF1801 domain-containing protein, with translation MQSKVTTPEEYISELSDDRKQVIIQLRDAILNNLPEGFEEVMSYGMISYVVPHSLYPTGYHCEPKKPLPFLSIASQKNYVAVYHIALYSDQQVLNWFKEEYGKKQKGKLDMGKSCIRFKKLEQIPYSLLGELAAKITPQEWIATYEKQIKR, from the coding sequence ATGCAATCAAAAGTAACAACACCAGAAGAATACATTAGCGAATTATCAGACGATAGGAAGCAAGTCATAATCCAGTTGCGGGACGCAATTCTTAACAACCTACCAGAGGGCTTTGAGGAAGTAATGAGCTATGGCATGATAAGCTATGTAGTGCCCCATTCCCTCTATCCTACTGGCTACCACTGTGAGCCCAAGAAGCCATTGCCTTTTTTGAGCATTGCTTCCCAGAAGAACTATGTTGCGGTGTATCACATTGCCCTTTATTCTGACCAGCAAGTGCTGAACTGGTTCAAAGAGGAGTACGGAAAGAAACAGAAGGGAAAGCTGGATATGGGCAAGAGCTGTATTCGTTTTAAGAAACTGGAGCAAATACCCTATAGTCTGTTAGGAGAGTTGGCCGCTAAAATCACCCCTCAAGAGTGGATAGCAACCTATGAAAAGCAAATAAAGCGTTAA
- a CDS encoding phospholipase D family protein: MAKYLRTSSISAELENLIRDAKKKLYIISPYLKLSDHIKELLNDKEREKVEVRIIFGKQELAPAEMSYLEELKYVRLYFSKNLHAKCYLNESKMIIASMNLYEFSQQNNREMGILIDTAIEEDKSVYEDAEKDIDSIIHNSEDFSYVKAPQKGTQKEIAKTEVPLIDRKQDYSKSKYCTTKELSQITGISSQKINKWLVDNKLMYKKEEDWFTTKRGAEIGGISKDGQYGKFIIWPDTIAVEIKV, from the coding sequence ATGGCGAAATATTTAAGAACATCAAGCATTTCTGCAGAATTAGAAAACCTGATAAGAGATGCTAAAAAAAAGCTTTACATAATTAGCCCTTACTTAAAGCTTTCAGACCACATCAAGGAGTTGTTAAATGATAAGGAGAGGGAGAAAGTAGAAGTAAGAATTATTTTTGGGAAACAAGAGCTTGCTCCTGCTGAAATGAGTTATCTGGAAGAATTAAAATACGTTCGTTTATATTTCTCGAAAAACCTTCATGCGAAATGCTATTTAAATGAAAGCAAAATGATTATTGCCTCCATGAACTTGTATGAGTTTTCTCAACAAAATAACAGGGAAATGGGAATTTTAATAGATACTGCAATAGAGGAAGACAAATCGGTTTATGAAGATGCTGAAAAGGATATAGATTCGATAATTCACAACAGTGAAGATTTCTCATATGTGAAGGCACCTCAGAAAGGAACGCAAAAGGAAATTGCAAAGACCGAGGTTCCTTTGATTGATAGAAAGCAAGACTATTCTAAATCAAAGTACTGTACTACTAAGGAATTATCTCAAATAACAGGGATAAGCAGTCAAAAGATAAATAAGTGGTTAGTAGATAATAAATTAATGTACAAAAAAGAAGAAGATTGGTTTACTACTAAAAGAGGTGCAGAGATAGGTGGAATTTCAAAAGATGGTCAGTATGGAAAGTTTATCATTTGGCCTGATACTATTGCTGTTGAAATAAAAGTTTGA
- a CDS encoding type ISP restriction/modification enzyme: MKILIRLALLALVEQVSIPTEHLYEHGNVYINDTQYFANVPQTAWEFYIGGYQPAQKWLKDRKGRELSFDDILHYQKIIVALAETDRLMNEIDKVEI; the protein is encoded by the coding sequence TTGAAAATACTGATTCGACTAGCACTCTTGGCTTTAGTTGAACAAGTGTCAATTCCGACAGAGCATTTGTATGAACACGGCAACGTCTACATCAACGACACTCAGTATTTCGCTAACGTACCACAAACAGCTTGGGAGTTCTACATAGGGGGCTACCAACCAGCTCAAAAATGGCTCAAAGACCGCAAAGGCCGCGAGTTAAGCTTTGATGACATACTGCACTACCAGAAAATTATTGTGGCCTTGGCGGAGACGGATAGACTGATGAATGAGATAGACAAGGTGGAGATTTGA
- a CDS encoding SOS response-associated peptidase — MCGRYTVQPKVSKGHSKAAKLIEKHLQEAHYNAAPSQALPVVTNQQPNALQFFSWGLQPFWAKDAKAVKRSINARAETLTDKPMFRSLLKSKRCLVPADGFFEWQRTEHGKVPYRIMLKNEDLFTFAGLWDEWADKETGEVLHTFSIITTEANDVVKPIHDRMPVILSPEAEELWLDENEPQDDLLSLLVPYKAEDMKAFPVSPLVNSPLNNVPEVLNSL; from the coding sequence ATGTGCGGACGCTACACAGTACAGCCCAAAGTTAGCAAAGGCCACTCTAAAGCAGCGAAGCTTATAGAGAAGCACTTGCAGGAAGCGCATTACAACGCTGCACCAAGCCAAGCGCTTCCTGTCGTGACAAACCAGCAGCCTAACGCGCTCCAGTTCTTCTCTTGGGGCTTACAGCCTTTTTGGGCTAAGGATGCCAAGGCGGTTAAGCGTTCTATTAACGCACGGGCGGAGACATTGACAGATAAGCCCATGTTTCGCAGCCTATTGAAGTCTAAACGTTGCCTCGTACCTGCAGACGGGTTCTTTGAATGGCAGAGGACGGAGCATGGAAAGGTGCCTTACCGCATCATGCTAAAAAATGAAGACCTGTTTACTTTCGCAGGGCTTTGGGATGAATGGGCTGACAAGGAAACAGGGGAAGTGCTGCATACCTTTAGCATCATTACTACAGAAGCTAACGACGTTGTAAAGCCCATACATGACCGTATGCCTGTCATTCTTTCTCCAGAGGCGGAAGAGCTGTGGCTGGACGAGAACGAGCCACAGGATGACCTGCTCTCCTTGCTGGTGCCATACAAAGCTGAAGACATGAAAGCTTTTCCTGTCTCTCCGCTGGTAAACTCTCCGCTGAACAATGTGCCTGAAGTACTAAACTCGCTGTAA